A region from the Vicinamibacterales bacterium genome encodes:
- a CDS encoding sigma-54 dependent transcriptional regulator: MHGALADGRSIDRDVDRTSDLHPLEAHAGRGPDIIGRSRPIRRLCRVIARLAPTDASVLVTGESGSGKDVVARSIHELSAERPGAFLPVNCAAISPHLMESELFGHERGSFTGADRRHRGCFERASGGTLFLDEVTEMPPGLQAKLLRVLETGTFTRVGGEAPVSVDVRIIASTNRPVDDALHGGALRADLYYRLRVFELRVPPLRERREDIEPLARHFLAELSPDRARVLTPEALARLQAYRWPGNVRELRNAVRSAAVLADDVIDVDALPEDVCAGAGGRPAERAPGADGAEVVSIPVGTSLRDAEHRLITATLRRQQGNKVEAAAILGISLKTLYNRLHRYEAQS, encoded by the coding sequence ATGCACGGTGCCCTCGCTGATGGCCGGTCGATCGACCGGGACGTCGACAGGACTTCAGATCTCCATCCCCTCGAGGCCCACGCGGGCCGGGGCCCGGACATCATCGGCCGCTCCCGGCCGATCCGGCGCCTGTGCCGCGTGATCGCCAGGCTCGCGCCGACCGACGCGAGCGTGCTGGTGACGGGCGAGAGCGGCAGCGGGAAGGACGTGGTCGCCCGCTCGATTCACGAACTGAGCGCCGAGCGGCCCGGCGCGTTCCTGCCCGTGAACTGCGCCGCCATCTCGCCGCATCTCATGGAGAGCGAGCTCTTCGGCCACGAGCGTGGGAGCTTCACCGGCGCCGATCGACGGCATCGCGGGTGCTTCGAGCGCGCCAGCGGCGGCACGCTCTTCCTCGACGAGGTGACCGAGATGCCGCCGGGCCTGCAGGCCAAGCTGCTCCGCGTGCTGGAGACCGGTACCTTCACCCGCGTGGGCGGCGAGGCGCCCGTGTCGGTCGACGTCCGGATCATCGCGTCGACGAACCGCCCGGTGGACGACGCCCTCCACGGCGGCGCGCTGCGCGCGGACCTCTACTATCGGCTGCGGGTGTTCGAGCTGCGCGTGCCGCCGCTTCGCGAACGCCGGGAAGACATCGAGCCGCTCGCGCGCCACTTCCTCGCGGAGCTCTCCCCCGATCGCGCCAGGGTCCTCACGCCGGAGGCGCTCGCGCGGCTGCAGGCCTACCGGTGGCCGGGCAACGTGCGCGAGCTCAGGAACGCCGTGCGGTCGGCGGCGGTCCTGGCCGACGACGTGATCGACGTGGACGCGCTGCCCGAGGACGTGTGCGCGGGGGCCGGCGGCCGGCCGGCCGAGCGCGCGCCCGGCGCGGACGGCGCGGAGGTGGTCTCCATCCCCGTGGGCACGTCGCTTCGAGACGCCGAGCACCGGTTGATCACGGCCACGCTGCGCCGGCAGCAGGGGAACAAGGTGGAAGCGGCGGCGATCCTGGGCATCAGCCTGAAGACGCTCTACAACCGGCTCCATCGGTACGAGGCGCAGTCCTGA
- a CDS encoding rhodanese-like domain-containing protein — MIRTISQQELVERLEGEQPRNDQRSGGYALVNVLDHDAFAKAHIPGSVNIPAGHEEAFKERYDTSKEIILYCSSASCPASPRVARVLEAQGFGHVEHYRAGLEGWAESGYALESGTA; from the coding sequence GTGATCAGGACCATCTCGCAACAGGAGCTCGTCGAACGGCTGGAAGGCGAGCAGCCCCGGAACGATCAGCGCTCCGGCGGCTACGCCCTGGTGAACGTGCTCGACCACGACGCGTTCGCCAAGGCCCACATTCCCGGCTCCGTCAACATCCCCGCGGGGCACGAGGAGGCGTTCAAGGAACGTTACGACACGTCGAAGGAGATCATCCTGTACTGCTCCTCGGCCAGCTGTCCGGCATCGCCGCGGGTGGCGCGGGTGCTCGAGGCGCAGGGGTTCGGGCACGTCGAGCACTACCGGGCCGGCCTCGAGGGCTGGGCGGAGTCCGGCTACGCCCTGGAGTCCGGAACCGCCTGA
- a CDS encoding DUF885 domain-containing protein, with the protein MTRPGERRGRAAVLAMIAAAAIGCTRPAAPAPPPSFDAYVDRWLDEFARMQPSIAAGNGLHAYDATLEDFSADGIAAQVAAWKSLRTELQAIPTEGLTRDQQVDHRILGGLIDAWLLDLETARSWTKNLMVYASAVSSGVHNLMTMESAPAAVRAERIIAKLRGVPGLLAAADANLTDPPRVMTERGLRMIRGAAGMLRDDVPLAFATLDDETLKKSLLAAATATATALDEFATRFETARLPSANGSYAVGRETLEARYRAEELIDLPASELLAIGERELDRAETAFTSAAKAVDPARSAQDVWRDILKDHPARGQLVAAAQRAVDALQAFVVEKHLATIPDAEPVVVAAAPPYDLGLASMHSSPPLEATPVKSYFYITDAQASWDAARQNAWLERFNVASLAITTAHEVMPGHYLHSLFMRKTPGKVRRIWIGLNPFPQPSSGQDGWAHYAEQLVVDEGFMDGDPRYRMGQLSEAMTRICRLISGIRLHTGEWTVDQAAAFFEEKAHLPAPAARQEAERGTYDPTYGGYFLGKMAALKLREDVRAKEGAAFDLRRFHERVMTDGIAPWWAHRQLLLPGDISPVLQ; encoded by the coding sequence ATGACCCGACCCGGGGAGCGCCGCGGCCGCGCGGCGGTCCTGGCGATGATCGCCGCCGCGGCCATCGGCTGTACCCGGCCGGCGGCTCCCGCGCCGCCGCCGTCGTTCGACGCCTACGTCGACCGCTGGCTCGACGAGTTCGCGCGGATGCAGCCGTCGATCGCGGCCGGCAACGGCCTGCACGCCTACGACGCCACGCTGGAGGACTTCAGCGCGGACGGGATCGCGGCCCAGGTGGCGGCGTGGAAGTCGCTGCGCACGGAGCTCCAGGCGATCCCCACCGAGGGACTCACGCGGGACCAGCAGGTGGACCACCGGATCCTGGGCGGGCTCATCGACGCGTGGCTGCTGGATCTCGAGACCGCGCGGAGCTGGACGAAGAACCTGATGGTCTACGCGTCGGCGGTGTCCTCGGGCGTCCACAACCTGATGACGATGGAGTCCGCGCCCGCCGCCGTTCGTGCCGAGCGCATCATCGCCAAGCTGCGCGGCGTGCCGGGGCTGCTCGCCGCGGCCGACGCCAATCTCACCGACCCGCCGCGCGTCATGACCGAACGCGGCCTGCGCATGATCCGGGGCGCCGCCGGCATGCTCCGCGACGACGTGCCCCTGGCCTTCGCGACCCTCGACGACGAGACGCTGAAGAAGTCGCTGCTCGCCGCCGCCACGGCCACCGCCACCGCCCTGGACGAGTTCGCGACGCGGTTCGAGACGGCGCGCCTGCCCTCGGCCAACGGCAGCTATGCAGTGGGCCGCGAGACGCTCGAGGCCCGGTACCGGGCCGAGGAGCTGATCGACCTCCCGGCCTCCGAGCTCCTGGCCATCGGCGAGCGTGAACTGGACCGCGCCGAGACCGCGTTCACCTCCGCCGCCAAGGCCGTCGACCCGGCGCGATCCGCCCAGGACGTGTGGAGAGACATCCTGAAGGACCACCCCGCGCGCGGGCAGCTCGTGGCCGCGGCGCAGCGTGCCGTGGACGCGCTGCAGGCGTTCGTCGTCGAGAAGCACCTCGCCACGATTCCAGACGCCGAGCCGGTCGTGGTGGCGGCCGCGCCGCCGTACGACCTGGGCCTGGCGTCCATGCACTCGTCGCCGCCGCTCGAAGCCACACCGGTGAAGAGCTACTTCTACATCACCGACGCCCAGGCCTCCTGGGACGCGGCCAGGCAGAACGCGTGGCTCGAGCGCTTCAACGTCGCGTCGCTGGCCATCACGACGGCGCACGAGGTGATGCCCGGCCACTACCTCCACAGCCTGTTCATGCGGAAGACGCCCGGCAAGGTGCGCCGCATCTGGATCGGGCTCAACCCGTTCCCGCAGCCGTCGTCGGGCCAGGACGGCTGGGCGCACTACGCCGAGCAGCTCGTCGTGGACGAGGGGTTCATGGACGGCGACCCGCGCTACCGCATGGGCCAGCTCTCGGAAGCGATGACCCGGATCTGCCGGCTCATCTCCGGCATCCGGCTCCACACGGGCGAGTGGACGGTGGACCAGGCCGCTGCCTTCTTCGAGGAGAAGGCGCACCTGCCCGCGCCGGCGGCGCGCCAGGAAGCCGAGCGCGGCACCTACGACCCCACCTACGGCGGCTACTTCCTGGGCAAGATGGCTGCGCTGAAGCTGCGCGAGGACGTCCGCGCCAAGGAGGGCGCGGCGTTCGACCTCCGCCGCTTCCACGAGCGGGTGATGACCGACGGCATCGCGCCGTGGTGGGCGCACCGGCAGCTGTTGCTGCCGGGCGACATCTCACCCGTGCTGCAGTAG
- a CDS encoding molybdopterin cofactor-binding domain-containing protein: MASPISFSRRELLRAGGCLVVSFAWGGAGARLGAQPGPDVAPRSLDPDALDSYLAIHADGAVTLYTSKVDVGTGLRMALAQVAAEELGVVPERITVVEGDTGECPNHGGTGGSTGLTRGGADIRRAAATARRALLDLGSQRLGRPAAELTVADGRVHPRTGGAGVAIGALVGGRRLSMAVDEAPDVAAPASYTVVGRPLLRPDVPGKVSGRYPYVQDFTLPGMWHARVVRPPALGARLLSVDDASLNGIPGARLVRVNSFLAVAARDEWAAVRGAGALRAIWSDWEGLPGSDGLADYVRSAEVARTQDVVARGGDPAAAFAAAATRLTATYFWPFQSHASLGPSCAVADVKADGSATVWSATQGSYGLRDSLARTFGLARDKVRMVFMEGAGSYGTNGTDHVAADAVLVSKTLGAPVRVQWMRADETAWDPKGPQQLLDIRAGLDGSGRIVAWRTDMRVPDGGGGSRALHAADFAGITQDHGQGSGDITQNGDPPYQADHVRVVAHLLKHTPLQLSNLRAPGKIANVFAVEGMTDELAAAAGVDAVAFRRARLTDPRALEAIDKAAEAFGWTARPSPNPDPRDGGWLVGRGFAYCRYKQAENYVAIAMEVAVHPVTGVVRVRRIACAHDCGLVVNPDGLRNQVEGCIVQTLSRALHEEVTFDRSRVTSVDWATYPILRFPEAPEVTVVLVNRPDQPLLGAGEAATAPVAAAVGNAIFDATGLRLRTVPLTPARLKAALDARDSGR, encoded by the coding sequence ATGGCATCGCCGATCTCGTTCAGCCGGCGTGAGCTGCTGAGGGCCGGCGGATGCCTGGTGGTGAGCTTTGCCTGGGGCGGCGCCGGCGCTCGCCTGGGCGCGCAGCCGGGGCCGGACGTCGCGCCGCGCTCGCTCGATCCCGACGCGCTCGACAGCTATCTCGCCATTCACGCCGACGGCGCCGTGACGCTCTACACGAGCAAGGTGGACGTCGGCACGGGCCTCAGGATGGCGCTGGCCCAGGTGGCGGCGGAGGAGCTGGGCGTCGTCCCGGAACGCATCACCGTCGTCGAAGGCGACACGGGCGAGTGTCCGAATCACGGCGGCACCGGCGGGAGCACCGGGCTCACCCGCGGCGGCGCCGACATCCGGCGCGCGGCGGCGACGGCCAGGCGCGCCCTGCTCGATCTCGGATCGCAGCGTCTGGGCCGGCCGGCCGCCGAGCTGACCGTGGCCGACGGGCGTGTGCACCCGCGGACCGGCGGCGCCGGCGTGGCCATCGGTGCACTGGTAGGCGGCCGACGGCTGTCGATGGCCGTGGACGAGGCGCCGGACGTCGCGGCACCCGCCAGCTACACGGTGGTGGGCCGGCCGCTGCTGCGTCCGGATGTTCCAGGGAAAGTGTCGGGCCGCTACCCCTACGTCCAGGACTTCACGTTGCCGGGCATGTGGCACGCGCGCGTGGTACGGCCGCCCGCGCTCGGCGCCCGGCTGCTCTCGGTGGACGACGCGTCGTTGAACGGCATTCCCGGCGCTCGGCTGGTCCGCGTGAACAGCTTCCTCGCCGTGGCCGCGCGTGACGAATGGGCGGCCGTGCGCGGCGCCGGCGCGCTTCGCGCGATCTGGAGCGACTGGGAGGGCCTGCCCGGCAGCGACGGCCTGGCCGACTACGTCCGCTCGGCCGAGGTCGCACGCACGCAGGACGTGGTCGCCCGGGGCGGCGATCCGGCCGCCGCGTTCGCCGCGGCCGCGACGAGGCTCACGGCCACGTACTTCTGGCCGTTCCAGAGCCACGCGTCGCTCGGCCCCTCGTGCGCCGTGGCCGACGTCAAAGCCGATGGCAGCGCCACAGTGTGGTCCGCCACGCAGGGCAGCTACGGGCTGCGCGACAGCCTGGCGCGCACCTTCGGTCTGGCTCGCGACAAGGTCCGGATGGTGTTCATGGAAGGCGCCGGGTCCTACGGCACCAACGGCACGGACCACGTGGCGGCCGACGCCGTGCTCGTCTCCAAGACGCTCGGGGCGCCGGTCCGCGTGCAGTGGATGCGCGCCGACGAGACGGCGTGGGATCCGAAGGGACCGCAGCAGCTGCTGGACATCCGCGCGGGGCTGGACGGCTCGGGCCGCATCGTGGCGTGGCGGACCGACATGCGCGTGCCGGACGGCGGTGGCGGCTCGCGCGCGCTCCACGCCGCGGACTTCGCCGGCATCACGCAGGATCACGGACAAGGGTCGGGCGACATCACGCAGAACGGCGATCCGCCGTACCAGGCCGACCACGTCCGCGTCGTCGCGCACCTCCTGAAGCACACGCCGCTGCAGCTCTCCAATTTGCGGGCGCCAGGCAAGATCGCCAACGTGTTCGCGGTGGAGGGCATGACCGACGAACTGGCGGCCGCGGCGGGCGTGGACGCGGTGGCCTTCCGCCGCGCCAGGCTGACCGACCCGCGCGCCCTCGAGGCGATCGACAAGGCGGCCGAGGCCTTCGGGTGGACGGCGCGGCCCTCGCCGAACCCCGACCCGCGGGACGGCGGGTGGCTCGTCGGACGCGGCTTCGCGTACTGCCGCTACAAGCAGGCCGAGAACTACGTCGCGATCGCCATGGAGGTGGCCGTCCACCCCGTGACCGGGGTCGTGCGCGTCCGGCGGATCGCGTGCGCCCACGACTGCGGGCTCGTGGTGAATCCGGACGGCCTGCGCAACCAGGTCGAAGGCTGCATCGTGCAGACGCTCAGCCGCGCTTTGCACGAGGAAGTCACGTTCGATCGCTCGCGCGTCACCAGCGTGGACTGGGCGACGTACCCGATCCTGCGCTTTCCCGAGGCGCCGGAGGTCACGGTCGTCCTCGTGAACCGGCCCGACCAGCCGCTGCTCGGCGCCGGGGAGGCCGCGACGGCCCCGGTGGCGGCCGCCGTCGGCAACGCGATCTTCGACGCGACCGGCCTCAGGCTCCGCACGGTGCCCCTCACGCCGGCCCGCCTGAAGGCGGCGCTGGACGCGCGCGATTCCGGCCGGTAG
- a CDS encoding MgtC/SapB family protein, with protein sequence MEPVFLTFDVSTVLARLLAALLAGAVLGLDREVHRKPAGLRTLMLVSLASGFLTMLGTSVQDPVSDPLRVVQAVVTGVGFLGAGVILRREDRSSVEGLTTAASIWVAAALGVGFGLGAFRLSSVALALTAAILMAARPLERRLHRTRGERTDRRRPPGADGRTPSAPRAPGQEQAPRGPDAAGRQAVPDSRA encoded by the coding sequence ATGGAACCCGTCTTCCTGACCTTCGACGTATCCACGGTTCTGGCGCGCCTGCTGGCAGCGCTGCTGGCTGGCGCCGTGCTGGGGCTGGACCGGGAAGTGCACCGGAAGCCGGCCGGCCTGCGCACGCTCATGCTGGTCAGCCTCGCCTCCGGCTTCCTCACGATGCTCGGGACCTCGGTGCAGGATCCGGTGAGCGATCCGCTCAGGGTCGTGCAGGCGGTGGTCACGGGTGTCGGCTTCCTCGGCGCCGGCGTGATCCTGCGGCGCGAGGATCGGTCGTCGGTGGAGGGGCTGACCACGGCCGCGTCGATCTGGGTGGCCGCGGCCCTCGGGGTGGGATTCGGGCTGGGCGCGTTCCGGCTGTCGAGCGTCGCGCTGGCGCTGACCGCGGCGATCCTGATGGCGGCGCGCCCGCTCGAGCGCCGGCTGCACCGCACTCGCGGCGAGCGGACGGATCGGCGGCGCCCGCCGGGCGCGGACGGTCGAACGCCGTCCGCGCCCCGTGCGCCGGGCCAGGAGCAGGCGCCCCGAGGACCCGACGCCGCCGGCCGTCAGGCGGTTCCGGACTCCAGGGCGTAG
- a CDS encoding GGDEF domain-containing protein, whose translation MEARTPAEGADLQAQFIASRAASLALLNGSVFHFGLSASLILSFSLWDWYVDPAAWSTALGFRVAAAAVIVSTGLLQRATGTVRWAPVIAKVRFWAAVLAVAAVNAVVREGYTIGLAGLVAAFLGGPYIVLDRRDYLVTTLVPLTGAGLGMMAAGADRFTVTNATVFLALTIVVGLMLARVFEATNRRAFVAEQALMREARTDALTGLPNRRATEEFAVRELARQSRTGRPTAFVLCDVDHFKRVNDERGHDSGDRTIRAVGELLATVVRTTDRVGRWGGEEFLIVLPETTIADAVVLAERMRSRVEGAALASGPEGSITLSAGVAAMASFTGEPDARLAVALKAADAALYRAKAEGRNRVVVAGDAGPAASEPTG comes from the coding sequence GTGGAGGCCCGGACGCCAGCCGAGGGCGCTGACCTCCAGGCGCAGTTCATCGCGTCGCGCGCCGCGAGCCTCGCGCTGCTGAACGGCTCCGTCTTCCACTTCGGGCTCTCGGCCAGCCTGATCCTGTCCTTCAGCCTCTGGGACTGGTACGTGGACCCGGCCGCCTGGAGCACGGCGCTCGGTTTTCGCGTGGCCGCGGCCGCCGTGATCGTCTCGACGGGACTCCTGCAGCGGGCGACGGGCACCGTGCGGTGGGCGCCCGTGATCGCGAAGGTCCGCTTCTGGGCCGCCGTGCTCGCCGTCGCCGCCGTGAACGCGGTGGTGCGCGAGGGCTACACGATCGGGCTGGCGGGGCTCGTCGCGGCGTTCCTGGGCGGGCCCTACATCGTGCTCGATCGCCGCGACTACCTGGTGACCACGCTCGTGCCGCTGACTGGCGCCGGCCTCGGGATGATGGCGGCGGGCGCCGATCGCTTCACGGTGACCAACGCCACGGTGTTCCTGGCGCTGACGATCGTCGTGGGCCTGATGCTCGCCCGCGTGTTCGAGGCCACGAACCGGCGAGCGTTCGTGGCCGAGCAGGCGCTCATGCGCGAGGCCCGGACCGACGCCCTCACCGGGCTGCCCAACCGCCGCGCCACCGAGGAATTCGCCGTGCGCGAACTGGCGCGGCAGTCGCGCACGGGCCGCCCGACGGCCTTCGTGCTGTGCGACGTGGACCACTTCAAGCGCGTGAACGACGAGCGCGGCCACGACAGCGGCGACCGGACCATCCGCGCCGTCGGCGAGTTGCTGGCGACGGTCGTGCGGACCACCGACCGGGTGGGCCGCTGGGGCGGCGAGGAGTTCCTGATCGTGCTGCCCGAGACGACGATCGCCGATGCCGTGGTCCTGGCGGAACGGATGCGTTCGCGGGTGGAGGGCGCCGCTTTGGCGTCGGGGCCCGAGGGCTCGATCACCCTGAGCGCCGGCGTGGCCGCGATGGCGTCATTCACCGGGGAGCCGGACGCCCGCCTGGCCGTGGCCCTGAAGGCCGCCGATGCGGCCCTCTACCGGGCCAAGGCCGAGGGCCGGAACCGCGTGGTCGTCGCGGGCGACGCCGGCCCGGCGGCGTCCGAGCCCACGGGGTGA
- a CDS encoding amidase, with protein sequence MALADSRRRFLAYCSSAGLASTLLPGVLWEKLLAGTGGQAPAPEALTPEMLASALAVAGLEYGEDERRQMLRGVQGSLRRYVERRDVAIDPDVAPPLHFSPLVPGMRVDRTSRPFRASPVTDLARPRRLDDLAFWPVLHLAHLVRTRQVTSVELTELFLARLAAHGPALNCVITLTADLARAQARQADRELADGRDRGPLHGIPWGCKDILAVPGYPTTWGSNAFRTRVIDTEAAVAARLREAGAVLVAKLSTGEMASGEYWFGGRTNNPWDLSEGASGSSCGPAAATAAGLVAFSIGTDTGGSILFPATRCGATGLRPTFGRVSRFGCMSLQWSRDRIGPICRTAEDCALVFRAIAGPDDRDGSVQDVPVHWDASMDVRTLSVGYLEPTGADEGRTAEWTANDHATLDRLRALGVRLEPFVLPPMRSALAGAGVGAEASAYFEDVLQSGADRDFTNPTRANGFRQGRLVPAVEYLQAQRIRAMVMRQHFATVGRFDVYLAPSNNPPLNPPGGSGGGVVPDSPRNLTRDHHDVSNLCGLPALSVPNGVYGPGRPTSLTFHGRPFGEAAVIALAHAWQRATDWHLRPPPPFA encoded by the coding sequence ATGGCCCTCGCCGACTCCCGCCGCCGGTTCCTCGCGTACTGCTCCAGTGCGGGCCTCGCCTCCACGCTGCTGCCGGGCGTGCTGTGGGAGAAGCTCCTGGCCGGCACCGGCGGGCAGGCGCCGGCGCCGGAGGCGCTCACGCCGGAGATGCTCGCGTCGGCGCTCGCGGTCGCGGGCCTCGAGTACGGCGAGGACGAGCGCCGTCAGATGCTCCGCGGCGTGCAGGGCAGCCTGCGCCGCTACGTGGAGCGGCGCGACGTCGCCATCGATCCCGACGTGGCGCCGCCCCTGCACTTCAGCCCGCTCGTGCCGGGCATGCGCGTGGACCGGACGTCCCGGCCCTTCCGTGCGTCGCCCGTGACGGACCTGGCCCGGCCGCGACGCCTCGACGACCTCGCGTTCTGGCCGGTGCTGCACCTGGCGCACCTCGTCCGCACGCGCCAGGTGACGTCGGTCGAGCTCACCGAGCTGTTCCTGGCGAGGCTCGCCGCCCACGGCCCCGCGCTCAACTGCGTGATCACGCTCACGGCCGATCTCGCGCGCGCCCAGGCCCGGCAGGCCGACCGCGAGCTGGCCGACGGGCGGGACCGCGGACCGCTGCACGGTATCCCGTGGGGCTGCAAGGACATCCTGGCCGTGCCGGGCTACCCGACGACGTGGGGATCCAACGCCTTCAGGACGCGCGTGATCGACACCGAGGCCGCTGTCGCCGCGCGGCTGCGCGAGGCCGGGGCGGTCCTGGTCGCAAAGCTCTCGACCGGGGAGATGGCGTCGGGCGAGTACTGGTTCGGAGGACGCACCAACAACCCCTGGGACCTGAGCGAGGGCGCGAGCGGCTCGTCGTGCGGTCCGGCCGCGGCCACGGCCGCGGGGCTCGTGGCGTTCTCGATCGGCACCGACACGGGCGGATCCATCCTGTTCCCGGCCACGCGCTGCGGTGCCACGGGCCTGCGGCCGACCTTCGGCCGCGTGAGCCGCTTCGGGTGCATGTCGCTGCAGTGGAGCCGCGACCGTATCGGCCCGATCTGCCGCACGGCCGAGGACTGCGCGCTGGTGTTCCGCGCAATCGCCGGGCCCGACGATCGTGACGGCTCGGTGCAGGACGTGCCCGTGCACTGGGACGCGTCGATGGACGTCCGGACGCTCAGCGTGGGCTACCTCGAGCCGACCGGCGCCGACGAGGGCCGCACGGCCGAGTGGACGGCCAACGATCACGCGACGCTCGACCGGCTCCGGGCGCTTGGCGTGCGGCTGGAGCCGTTCGTGCTCCCGCCCATGCGCAGCGCGCTGGCGGGTGCCGGCGTGGGCGCCGAGGCGAGCGCCTACTTCGAGGACGTGCTGCAGTCGGGCGCCGACCGGGACTTCACCAATCCCACCCGCGCGAACGGCTTCCGCCAGGGACGCCTCGTGCCGGCCGTGGAGTATCTGCAGGCGCAGCGCATCCGCGCGATGGTCATGCGCCAGCACTTCGCCACCGTCGGCCGGTTCGACGTCTACCTCGCGCCGTCGAACAACCCGCCGCTGAACCCGCCGGGGGGATCGGGCGGCGGCGTCGTGCCCGACAGCCCCCGCAACCTGACCCGCGACCACCACGACGTGTCGAACCTGTGCGGGCTGCCGGCACTCTCGGTGCCGAACGGCGTCTACGGGCCGGGCCGCCCGACGAGCCTCACCTTTCACGGACGGCCGTTCGGGGAAGCCGCGGTCATCGCCCTGGCGCACGCCTGGCAGCGTGCCACCGACTGGCACCTGCGGCCCCCGCCACCCTTCGCCTGA
- a CDS encoding HD domain-containing protein, whose translation MSDPIRFLHAFAHAASIMGLYPHGHPARERAVDEAYEALDALAAAVPSPSFTFLEEEVVFGREPLRELKAWEWGRRLAQHGIQRVEVQRRVSREEFDGFLDEVLARVSEEPSRTAENREMRTLGIRFGAVGLQGPADSESAALDLPSTTLELTLGEEADTLRWLQHQVQHRGEVPLIEAEAVVRSLSVAMHGDRRIVLPLLQLKAFDQYTTTHSLNVAVLAMGLAEALGCSARDVRAFGVAGLLHDIGKIRIPLDVLTKPGRLTEDEVRIMRAHPVDGARILVQSDGDLEVAAVVAYEHHIMLDGGGYPQTHFRRDCAIASRLVHVCDVYDALRTNRPYRDAWPAAKTLEYLAARAGTEFDPDLVRAFVTMLEAGDARVHVLEDDRPGVMA comes from the coding sequence ATGAGCGATCCGATCCGGTTCCTGCACGCGTTCGCGCACGCGGCCTCGATCATGGGGCTGTATCCGCACGGCCACCCGGCGCGCGAGCGGGCGGTGGACGAGGCGTACGAGGCGCTGGATGCGCTGGCGGCGGCCGTGCCGTCGCCGTCGTTCACGTTCCTCGAGGAGGAAGTGGTCTTCGGCCGCGAGCCGCTGCGCGAGTTGAAGGCGTGGGAGTGGGGCCGGCGCCTGGCCCAGCACGGCATCCAGCGGGTGGAGGTCCAGCGCCGCGTCTCGCGCGAGGAGTTCGACGGCTTCCTCGACGAGGTCCTGGCGCGGGTGTCCGAGGAGCCGTCACGCACGGCCGAGAACCGTGAGATGCGCACGCTGGGGATCCGGTTCGGCGCCGTGGGTCTGCAGGGACCGGCGGACAGCGAGTCCGCGGCCCTGGACCTGCCCTCCACCACGCTGGAGCTCACGCTCGGCGAGGAGGCGGACACGCTCCGCTGGCTCCAGCACCAGGTCCAGCACCGGGGCGAAGTGCCCCTGATCGAAGCCGAGGCGGTCGTCCGTTCGCTCTCGGTCGCCATGCACGGCGATCGCCGGATCGTGCTGCCGCTGCTCCAGCTGAAGGCGTTCGACCAGTACACGACCACGCATTCCCTCAACGTGGCGGTCCTGGCGATGGGACTGGCCGAGGCCCTCGGGTGCAGCGCCCGCGACGTCCGCGCCTTCGGCGTCGCCGGCCTGCTGCACGACATCGGCAAGATCCGGATCCCGCTCGACGTCCTCACGAAGCCCGGCCGGTTGACCGAGGACGAGGTGCGCATCATGCGGGCCCATCCCGTGGACGGCGCGCGCATCCTGGTCCAGAGCGACGGCGACCTCGAGGTTGCCGCCGTCGTGGCCTACGAGCACCACATCATGCTGGACGGCGGCGGATACCCGCAGACGCACTTCCGCCGCGACTGCGCCATTGCCAGCCGCCTCGTCCACGTCTGCGACGTGTATGACGCGCTCAGGACGAATCGGCCCTACCGCGACGCCTGGCCGGCAGCGAAGACGCTCGAGTACCTCGCGGCCAGGGCCGGCACGGAGTTCGATCCCGACCTCGTGCGGGCGTTCGTGACCATGCTGGAGGCCGGCGACGCCCGCGTCCACGTCCTCGAGGACGACCGGCCGGGCGTGATGGCCTGA
- a CDS encoding (2Fe-2S)-binding protein, translating to MPDYAFQLNGRAASVESWDPDQPLLYVLRGPLGLHGPKFGCGLGQCGACTVLVDGRAERSCMLPVSRAAGRAITTVEGLGSPERLHAVQAAFVAEQAAQCGYCTSGMIMTATAFLERTPRPTVEQIKDALAGNLCRCGTHTRIVRAVQRVARR from the coding sequence ATGCCGGACTATGCGTTCCAGCTGAACGGTCGCGCCGCCTCGGTCGAGAGCTGGGATCCCGACCAGCCGCTGCTCTACGTGCTGCGCGGGCCGCTCGGGCTGCACGGACCGAAGTTCGGCTGCGGCCTGGGGCAGTGCGGTGCGTGCACGGTGCTCGTGGACGGACGCGCGGAGCGCTCGTGCATGCTGCCGGTGAGCCGCGCCGCGGGCCGCGCGATCACGACCGTTGAAGGCCTGGGATCGCCCGAGCGGCTGCACGCCGTGCAGGCCGCGTTCGTCGCCGAACAGGCGGCGCAGTGCGGCTACTGCACGAGCGGCATGATCATGACGGCCACCGCGTTCCTCGAGCGGACGCCTCGGCCAACCGTCGAGCAGATCAAGGACGCGCTCGCCGGCAACCTGTGCCGGTGCGGCACGCATACGCGGATCGTCCGCGCGGTCCAGCGCGTGGCCAGACGCTGA